From a region of the Zingiber officinale cultivar Zhangliang chromosome 4B, Zo_v1.1, whole genome shotgun sequence genome:
- the LOC121977281 gene encoding protein LURP-one-related 8-like, with product MAKVHPNTTAAASADGPPKTSVVRKEDGGEVSLTVWRKSLLFGCSGFTVFDSKGNLVFRVDVYGSAVGALVLMDSCGNPLLTLRRRKMSLGGTWLIFNGEDAVDPVYSVERQVSLRHGGALAHVKPRRLQGGRGYEIKGSYARRSCRVYDERRRAVAEVRRKEPAGGAAFGGDVFRLVVESDFDACLAMALVIVLDQMFG from the exons ATGGCCAAGGTCCATCCCAACACGACGGCCGCCGCTTCGGCCGACGGGCCACCGAAGACCTCCGTCGTCCGGAAGGAGGACGGCGGCGAAGTGTCGTTGACTGTGTGGCGGAAGTCGTTGCTGTTCGGTTGCAGCGGGTTCACCGTCTTCGACTCGAAGGGCAATTTGGTCTTTCGAGTCGACGTCTATGGCTCCGCCGTCGGTGCGCTCGTCCTCATGGACAGTTGCGGCAACCCGTTGCTCACTCTCCGACGAAGG AAGATGAGCCTTGGGGGGACGTGGCTGATATTTAACGGCGAGGACGCCGTCGACCCGGTTTACTCCGTCGAGCGGCAGGTGAGCCTCCGCCACGGCGGGGCGCTAGCGCACGTGAAGCCCCGCCGCCTGCAGGGCGGCCGAGGGTACGAGATCAAAGGGTCGTACGCGCGGCGGAGCTGCCGCGTCTACGACGAGCGGCGGCGGGCGGTTGCGGAGGTCCGGCGGAAGGAGCCCGCCGGCGGCGCCGCCTTCGGCGGGGACGTGTTTCGCCTAGTGGTCGAGTCGGATTTTGACGCGTGTCTCGCGATGGCCCTCGTGATCGTGCTCGATCAGATGTTTGGGTGA